The Pseudodesulfovibrio senegalensis nucleotide sequence TGCTGGTTTTGGCGCCCGGGGTGCGCATGGCCCATTCAGAAGGGGACCGGCTGGAGCGGCGCAGGACGGACAACGGCTGGGAGGTCGACCAGTCCACCCGCACCACGCCCCACAGCGGCCATGTGTCGCTGTATGACATTCTGGAGGACAATTCCATTCTGGGCATCACCGTGGCCCATGAAACGGCATTGTTCAGCGAGGCAGGGCGTTTTGACGAGCGGCTGGATACGCTGGTGGATTTCGACATGTGGCGGCGGCTGGCCGCGCAAACCCACCCCTGCCACGTGCGGCAGGTCACGGCCGAATTTTACGTCTGGGCGCACGACGACCCCGCGCGTTCGCAGATGACCGGCCTGTTCCAGCGGGACCCGGTGCGCTATCTGGCAAACAGGCATTGCATCCTGTCCAAGCGCTTGCCGCAGCCCATGCCGCAGCGTGTCTCGGACCGCTGGGCACAGGTGCGGCGCAAGGCGTGTTTCGATTTTCTGCTGCAGCGGGGCATCACCTTCGTGCAGCACAAGCGGCCCGGCAGGGCGTTGCGGTCCCTGCGGCTGGCCCGGCGTTTCTGCCCGCAAGCCACGGTGGCCCGGCGCAGCCTGGCCGTTGTTTTTTTGCAGGCGGGCGATGCCAAGTCCTGCCTTGCCCTGCTGCAGCATTGCCTGATGGACGGTCAGGGCCGGTTGCCTGCGGATTTTCTCTATGCGGCGCTGGCCCAGCTGCAACTCGGCAGGCCGCACCCGGCATTGGCCCTGTTGGAGCGGCTGGAAACGGAATTCGAATTGTCCGCGCAGGAACGGGAGCTGGCCGATCGCTATGCGGCCATGGCCCGTGAGGTTTTCAAGGGGGAGTAGACTCGCCTCCGGCGGATTTTGACAACAGGATTTCGCCTCCGGCGGGCAAGGGACGTGTCCCTTGCATCCCTGAGTCTGTCCCGCATTCTGCGAATGCGGGACACGGTGGATCGAGAAGAGAAAGTTTATCTTTAACTGTTGTACCCACGCCAAAAATTGCGCCCCGTCCTGCGAAAGCAGGGCGGGGCGCAGTCCCAAAAAGTTTTGGGGGTTTGGGGAGGGGCTTTTTCAAAAGTCCCCTCCCCAAGTGTATTCGTTTCTTACCCGATCAACTCGGCACCGGCCTGCAGTGCCTGCGTGTTGGCGGGGATGAGCTTGTGGTAGTGGGCGGAGATGACGTTGGGCAGGCTGTCGATGACGGCCTGCAGCGGGATGATGCCCGTGGCCTGCACGTAGGCGCCGAGGGCGACCATGTTGGCCATGCGGGTGTTGCCGAGTTTGTCGGCCACGTCGTTGCAGGGGATGGCGTGGCAGTCCACGCGGTCCTTGTCCGCCAGTTCCATGTCGATGAGCGACGAGTTGATGATGTTCAGCCCGCCGTCCTGCAGCCGGGGCTGGAACTTGTCCAGACTCGGGCGGTTCATGATGATCAGGCTGGAGGGCCTGTGGATGATGGGCGAGCCGATTTCCTCTTCGGAAAGCACCACGGTGCAGTTGGCTGTGCCGCCGCGCATTTCCGGGCCGTAGACCGGAATGTAGGTCACGTTCAGGCCGTCTTTCATGCCCGCGTAGGCAAGCAGGTTGCCGATGAGCATGACGCCCTGTCCGCCGAATCCGGCGATGATTGCATCGAGATGGCGAGCCATTAGCAGGCACCTCCTTCCTCGGTCACGTCCTTGAACACGCCGAGCGGGAAGTAGGGAATCATTTCATTGGTGATGCGCTCGTTGGCCTGAAGCGGCGTCATTTTCCAGTTTGTGGGGCATGCGGAGAGCAGCTCCACGAAACCGAAACCGCGGTCTTCCAACTGGCACTGGAAGGCCTTGCGCATGTATTTCTTGGCCGTGCGGATGTTTTTGACCGAATCCAGCGAGGCGCGGCCTGCGAATGCGGTTCCGCCCAGTTCGGCGATGATTTCGGTCATGCGGATGGGCGAGCCTTCGCGGTCGGCGCAGCGGCCGTCCGGGCAGGTAGTGGTCTTCTGGCCCACCAGTGTGGTGGGGGCCATCTGGCCGCCGGTCATGCCGTAGACCGTGTTGTTGACGAAGACCACGGCAATGCGTTCGCCGCGGTTGGCGGCGTGCAGGATTTCGGCCATGCCGATGGATGCGAGGTCGCCGTCGCCCTGATAGGCGAGCACGAACTTGTCGTTGCGCGCGGCCTTGACGCCCGTGGCCACTGCCGGGGCGCGTCCGTGCGGTGCTTCAACAGCGTCCACGTTCAGGTAGTTGTAGATGAACACCGAGCAGCCGATGGAGCCGATCATGATGGTCTTTTCCACCACGCCCAGTTCCTCGAGCAGTTCGGCCACCAGCCGGTGGGCAACGCCGTGATGGCAGCCCGGGCAGTAGTGTGTGGGCCGGTCGATCATGGCCGAAGGCCGGTCGAAAACGAGCTTTTCGTTCATTTCGGACATTTATTTACCCTCCAGGCATTTGAGGACCGGTCCCTCGATGTCTTCGGGAACGGGCAGGTTGCCGGGATAGATCGGTGCGAATTCCGAATCGGCGACCGTGCGGATGGCCAGACGCACGTCGTCCACCATCTGGCCCAGATTGTGTTCGATGGTCAGGAAGCGTTTGCCCTGCCTGGCCAGCGCCAGCAGCGGTTCGCTGGGGAACGGATACAGGGTGATGGGTCGGAACAGGCCGACCTTTTTGCCCTGTGCGCGCAGCGTGCGCACCGCGGATTTGGCGATGCGGCCGATGGAGCCGTAGGAACAGACGATGAGTTCCGCATCCTCGGTCTCGAATTCCTCGTATTCCACGTAGGACTGCATGTCCTCGTACTTGGCCTGCAGGTGTTTGTTCTGGCCGGCCAGTGCGCCTTCTTCAAGGAACAGGGATTTGATGAGCCGTTTTTCGCGCTTGTCCGCGCCGTTCAGGGCCCAGTCGCGCCCGGCTTCGTCGTCGATGCCTTCGGGCTGCCACGGGGTGATGCCTTCCTTCATTTGTCCGAGAATGGCGTCGCCCAGAACCATGACGGGGTTGCGGTACTTGAAGGCCAGGTCAAAGGCCTTGATGGTCATGTCGTAGGCTTCCTGTCCGGTGGCCGGAGCCAGCACCAGCAGGCGGTAGTCGCCGTGGCCGCCGCCGCGCGTGGACTGGTAGTAGTCGCCCTGTGCCGGGCCGATGTCGCCCAGACCCGGCCCGCCGCGGTTCATGTTCACGATGACGGCCGGGATTTCCGAACCGGCCATGTAGGAGATGGCTTCCTGCTTGAGCGAAACGCCCGGGCTGGACGAAGACGTCATGGCCCGGATACCGCAGGAGCCTGCGCCCAGCAGCATGTTTGCCGCGGCCACCTCGGATTCGGCCTGCACGAAGCGGCCGCCCGTCTTGGGCATTTCCGCGGACATGAATTCGGGGATTTCGTTCTGGGGCGTGATGGGATAGCCGAAGAAACATTTGCAGCGTGCGGCCAGCGCCCCGCGCGCAACGGCCTCGTTGCCCTTGACGAAAATTCTTTCGGGTTGCTTGGTCATTATGCTGCCCCCTTCTTTTTCTTAGGGGTTTTGTAGACCTTGATGGCCAGGTCCGGACAGATCAAGGCGCAGGACGTGCAGCCGATGCACTTTTCCATATCCGCTTCGGGCACCTCCGCGACCTTGTAGCCGCTTTGGTTGAACCGGTCGGACTGCACGATGATCTGGGTCGGACAGACAGTGGTACAGAGCAGGCAGCCCTTGCACCTGTCCTCCTGGATCACGATTCGCGACATATGCGTCTCCCTGGTTGCTGTGTGGGAAATATTGTGAGGCGGCTCAGCGTATGAGCATTGAGTCCCCATAGGAGAAGAACCGGAAGCCGTTGTCCAGCGCTGCCGAATAAGCTTCCAGTATCCGTTCTCTTCCAGCCAGTGCGGACACCATAATAATTAGCGAGCTCTCTGGCAAATGGAAGTTGGTCAAAAGCGCGTCAACCACGCGGAATTCGTAGCCGGGATAGATGAAAATGTCTGTTTCTCCGGCAAAGGGTTCGATGTTTTCGCGTTGCGCAAACATGCCCTCCAGCGTGCGCGCGCTGGTGGTGCCCACGGCCACAACGGGCCGCCCCTGCGCCTTGGCCTCTTGTATGGCCTCGGCCGTGGCTTCGGGCACTTCGATGTATTCCTTGTGCATGGCGTGGTCGCGGATGTCCGCGCAGCGCACCGGGCTGAAGGTGCCGTAGCCCACATAGAGCGTTACCTCGGCCCAAGAGATGCCCTTTTGCCCGAGCCGTTCCCGTATTTCCGGGGTGAAGTGCAGTCCGGCCGTGGGAGCTGCCACGGAACCGGCCTTTTCCTCGCGGGCGTACACGGTCTGGTAGCGTTTGGCGTCGTCTTCGGTATCCGGCCTGTGGATGTATGGCGGCAGGGGCAGATGCCCGATACTGCGCACCAGATCCACCAACTGGCCTTGCCAGCGCAGGGTGACCACCCATTTGCCGAACTCTCCGCGTTGTTCCGGGATGACCCGCAGCCCGTCCAGAATGGTAATTTCCGCACCCTGGCGCGGCGGCTTGGACGAACGCAGCAGCCCTTCCACGCGGGCCTCGTTCCAGCCGTTGCTCTCGGTGGCCGCGATCAGGGGCAGGGGGGTCAGCAGCAGAAACTCGATCCTGCCGCCCGTGGGTTTGGTGCCGAACATGCGTGCCGGGATGACCTTGGAGTTGTTGGCCACCAGCAGCGCGTTTTCGGGCAGAGCGTCCACTACGTCGGAAAACTGCTTGAAATCAATGGAATCCTGCTCGCGGTCCAGCACCAGCAGGCGGGAACCGTCCCGCTTGTCCGCGGGTTGCTGGGCAATGTTTTCCTCGGGCAGGGCATAGGAATAGCTGTGCAGCCGGAAGTCGGCCGGCACAGCGCTTGAACTCGGTTTGTGCATGGCGCGGATGGTACGGCCTTGTCACCCCCAAGGCAAGCCGCGTTTTACGCCCCATGCACTGCCTTGATATTTCACGTGAAACGTTCTTCCCGATATATTCTTTTTCGTCCTCATATCCACCAAATTGGCACCACAAGCCGTTCATCAATGGCTTCATCGCGTTTTCATGGATGTGATTCCAAGTTCCCATGGTGATTCGCTATTTTAGTTATTTCAACAATATCAGCGCACTAGCGTTTTCCGTCCGCAGGATGCGCTAATGTCTTGAATTTGCCGTGTTTCGTGGTATTTCATACAATCATGAACATGTTGACCGTGGCCGACATAGCCAAACAGACACGTATTCCCGCGCCCACGGCGCGGCGGTACGCTTCCCTGTTCAAGGATTTTCTGGACGGACGCAAGGTGGGGCGGGTTACCCGCTACCCCGAGTCGTCCGTGGTGGTCTTCGAACGCATATCCGCCTTGTATGCCGAGGGGCGCGTCACCAACGAGATCGAGGAAATCCTGCATTCCGAAATGAGCCGCACCATTGACGTGGACCATGTGGCCCCGGTTGCGCAGGCGGACATGACCTCCGAACTGGCGGGCGTGTTCAAGGGCATGATGGGCAAGGTGGCCGACTGCATGGAGGTCATTGCTGACCAGAAGTCCATGATCGAACGGCAGAACGAAGACATACAGCGGCTCAAGACCGCCTTCGTGATGCTGGCGCGCAGCCAGAAGAAGCTCAAGGAGCTGCCTCAGTCGTCCGGCGTGGGGGCCGTGGCCGAGGAGCTGGTGAGCAAGACGCGCGAACTGGAGCAGAAGGATGTCGAACTCGAGGAGATGGCGCTCGGCCTCTCTTTTGACACCTCGGACATCAAGGTCAAGCTCCAGATTCTGGAAAACGAGTTGGTCCGGCTCAGAAAGGACCGCCGCGAGATGGAAAAGTATCTTCAGGACAAGATCGAGCGGCTCAAGGAAACAGCCAAATAGCCTTTCAGGAGGGTTCCCATGCGATTTTTCTTTCACTTCGGTGCAGTGGTCTGCCTGTGTTTCGTCCTTGGTGCGTGCACGGCTTCCACAACTTCCACCAGCACGGACCAGCCCGTGGATTCCTCTGCGCAAAATTACGAAGACCTGAACTATTACTATGAGTTCGACGATATTCTTATTCCCAAGGAACTGGATTTTCAGTCCGACGATTCCTACACCCTGGACAACCGCAAGTTCCGCGTGGGCATCATGAAATTCACCGGTCGCGTGGAGATTCCCGACCTGCTGCAGTTCTTCCTGAACAACATGGCCAAGGACAACTGGGAAAAGATCGCCGCGGTCAAGGGCAAGACCTCCATCCTTTCTTTTGAAAAATTCAATAAAAGCTGCGTGATTCAGGTGGAAGACACCTTTGCGCGCGACACCGTGACCATCATTGCCGTGGAGACCAAGGACGGCTCCGGCAGCGAGACCGATCTGGCAAAATAGCATGCAGGAACACTACCGGTTTGCCGGGTTCATGGGCCGGCGCGTACATCTCGGGGTCTGCGGCAGCATTGCGGCCTACAAGATGCTCGATTTCATGCGCCTGCTTCTTGGAGCAGACTGCATGGTTTCGGCCACGCTCACGGACGCGGCAACACGGTTCGTGACCCCGCTTTCCTTCGAGGCGCTGGGCGCCAATCCGGTCTACGGCTCCATGTTCAACGCCAAGGCTTCGGACCCGTTCGGGCATCTGGAGCCGGGCGAGATCGCGGACGCCATGGTCATTGCCCCGGCAACCGCTTCCACCATGGCCCGGCTGGCCAACGGCCTTGCCGACGACATGCTTTCCTGCCAGGCGCTGGCCTTTG carries:
- a CDS encoding glycosyltransferase; its protein translation is MAIEHTMTSISSKNTPTMALKIDDRIPAPDRAVGLVQALVRQAQARGLCVQQHATREWGLADLETDICVHVLHGATLYHPKPWNLNVAVIPEDVAELPPNLPRYDVLCRVSGSTVAMESPQGLIEPGQAAFADLPAFLVDALTDALDEPPVARRLESARERVRALNDEGPLVSVLLPTHDRVEFLGHAVDSVLAQTYANWELLVIQDGGPDVSGVLEAPEPRRDPRIRLLRTESNMGKPAALNMALAHVQGAYVAYLDDDDIWLPEHLEALMRMLVLAPGVRMAHSEGDRLERRRTDNGWEVDQSTRTTPHSGHVSLYDILEDNSILGITVAHETALFSEAGRFDERLDTLVDFDMWRRLAAQTHPCHVRQVTAEFYVWAHDDPARSQMTGLFQRDPVRYLANRHCILSKRLPQPMPQRVSDRWAQVRRKACFDFLLQRGITFVQHKRPGRALRSLRLARRFCPQATVARRSLAVVFLQAGDAKSCLALLQHCLMDGQGRLPADFLYAALAQLQLGRPHPALALLERLETEFELSAQERELADRYAAMAREVFKGE
- a CDS encoding 2-oxoacid:acceptor oxidoreductase family protein, yielding MARHLDAIIAGFGGQGVMLIGNLLAYAGMKDGLNVTYIPVYGPEMRGGTANCTVVLSEEEIGSPIIHRPSSLIIMNRPSLDKFQPRLQDGGLNIINSSLIDMELADKDRVDCHAIPCNDVADKLGNTRMANMVALGAYVQATGIIPLQAVIDSLPNVISAHYHKLIPANTQALQAGAELIG
- a CDS encoding thiamine pyrophosphate-dependent enzyme; translation: MSEMNEKLVFDRPSAMIDRPTHYCPGCHHGVAHRLVAELLEELGVVEKTIMIGSIGCSVFIYNYLNVDAVEAPHGRAPAVATGVKAARNDKFVLAYQGDGDLASIGMAEILHAANRGERIAVVFVNNTVYGMTGGQMAPTTLVGQKTTTCPDGRCADREGSPIRMTEIIAELGGTAFAGRASLDSVKNIRTAKKYMRKAFQCQLEDRGFGFVELLSACPTNWKMTPLQANERITNEMIPYFPLGVFKDVTEEGGAC
- a CDS encoding 3-methyl-2-oxobutanoate dehydrogenase subunit VorB, encoding MTKQPERIFVKGNEAVARGALAARCKCFFGYPITPQNEIPEFMSAEMPKTGGRFVQAESEVAAANMLLGAGSCGIRAMTSSSSPGVSLKQEAISYMAGSEIPAVIVNMNRGGPGLGDIGPAQGDYYQSTRGGGHGDYRLLVLAPATGQEAYDMTIKAFDLAFKYRNPVMVLGDAILGQMKEGITPWQPEGIDDEAGRDWALNGADKREKRLIKSLFLEEGALAGQNKHLQAKYEDMQSYVEYEEFETEDAELIVCSYGSIGRIAKSAVRTLRAQGKKVGLFRPITLYPFPSEPLLALARQGKRFLTIEHNLGQMVDDVRLAIRTVADSEFAPIYPGNLPVPEDIEGPVLKCLEGK
- a CDS encoding 4Fe-4S binding protein is translated as MSRIVIQEDRCKGCLLCTTVCPTQIIVQSDRFNQSGYKVAEVPEADMEKCIGCTSCALICPDLAIKVYKTPKKKKGAA
- the queA gene encoding tRNA preQ1(34) S-adenosylmethionine ribosyltransferase-isomerase QueA — translated: MHKPSSSAVPADFRLHSYSYALPEENIAQQPADKRDGSRLLVLDREQDSIDFKQFSDVVDALPENALLVANNSKVIPARMFGTKPTGGRIEFLLLTPLPLIAATESNGWNEARVEGLLRSSKPPRQGAEITILDGLRVIPEQRGEFGKWVVTLRWQGQLVDLVRSIGHLPLPPYIHRPDTEDDAKRYQTVYAREEKAGSVAAPTAGLHFTPEIRERLGQKGISWAEVTLYVGYGTFSPVRCADIRDHAMHKEYIEVPEATAEAIQEAKAQGRPVVAVGTTSARTLEGMFAQRENIEPFAGETDIFIYPGYEFRVVDALLTNFHLPESSLIIMVSALAGRERILEAYSAALDNGFRFFSYGDSMLIR